A genomic segment from Amphiura filiformis chromosome 10, Afil_fr2py, whole genome shotgun sequence encodes:
- the LOC140162007 gene encoding adhesion G-protein coupled receptor D1-like — protein MLHYLWLVVFMWMLMEGVHLFLKVNPSINWSIKLPICMPIAWGIPSIIAFTTLGAGISNYGENGICWLPLTNGLIYAFAGPVILITMVNVILLVIILHKFLGLKTNQDKSEKERIKAGVRAMLILTPLLGVTWIFGVLQLDQISGIVFSYFFDIANGLQVKVFLKQKTARGRVDNTNTTGVSG, from the exons ATGCTTCATTACCTGTGGTTGGTGGTGTTCATGTGGATGTTGATGGAAGGTGTACATCTTTTCTTGAAAGTCAACCCGAGTATCAATTGGAGCATAAAACTGCCGATATGTATGCCTATTGCATGGG GTATACCATCAATCATTGCATTTACGACCTTAGGAGCTGGGATTTCAAACTATGGCGAAAACGGAAT ATGCTGGCTGCCGTTAACAAATGGACTGATTTATGCATTTGCTGGGCCGGTAATATTAATCACAATG GTAAACGTGATATTGCTAGTCATCATTCTTCACAAGTTTTTGGGCCTAAAAACTAACCAAGATAAATCAGAAAAGGAGCGTATAAA GGCTGGTGTGCGGGCAATGTTGATACTCACTCCTCTGTTGGGTGTGACGTGGATCTTTGGAGTGCTGCAATTAGATCAGATATCTGGCATTGTGTTTTCATACTTCTTTGATATTGCGAATGGACTTCAG GTGAAAGTTTTCTTGAAGCAGAAAACGGCCCGTGGACGTGTGGACAACACTAACACTACAGGGGTATCAGGGTGA